One genomic region from Romeriopsis navalis LEGE 11480 encodes:
- a CDS encoding TIR domain-containing protein, whose protein sequence is MAQIFISYSRKDEPAVSGLSEAFDELGHSVWFDHELSGGQDWWDQILTNICACDIFVFVLSPNSLNSTACKREYVYAGELHKRILPILVAEGVSPNLLPGILSQIQFVDYRSPDHMAALKLAKALNSLPDALPLPDPLPDPPKIPVSYLSSLTQKIEADSLNFEEQSSILFDLKRALEANDTKQDAMTLLRKFRVRRDLLATIGDEIDQLVGKLGSNPKTTAKAATSKSSSKTSQPNQHSKNAYSASSYQSSGTVASGNTSQGKPPDYTLQAVLLFLFGMPFSFLPSCLAVPAVVFSLQTQSKYKQGDIEGAFKAAKHSKNFCIAALALLIIMLCLVILYVLMIAIASASM, encoded by the coding sequence ATGGCTCAAATTTTCATTAGCTATAGTCGCAAAGATGAACCGGCTGTTAGTGGTTTATCAGAAGCCTTTGACGAATTGGGGCATAGTGTTTGGTTTGACCATGAATTAAGTGGGGGCCAGGATTGGTGGGATCAGATTCTGACCAATATTTGCGCCTGTGATATTTTTGTTTTTGTGTTGTCTCCAAATTCGCTGAATTCAACGGCTTGTAAGCGGGAGTATGTTTACGCTGGAGAATTGCATAAGCGGATTTTACCGATCTTGGTGGCTGAAGGTGTATCACCGAATCTTTTGCCCGGTATTCTATCTCAGATACAGTTTGTTGATTATCGGTCTCCTGACCATATGGCAGCCTTGAAACTGGCTAAGGCGCTCAATTCCCTGCCGGATGCGTTGCCCCTACCTGATCCTTTACCTGATCCACCAAAAATCCCTGTTTCCTATCTATCTAGTCTCACACAGAAAATTGAAGCTGATTCCTTGAATTTTGAGGAGCAAAGCTCGATTTTGTTTGATCTTAAACGTGCGCTAGAAGCAAATGATACGAAGCAGGACGCCATGACATTACTCCGTAAGTTTCGGGTACGCCGTGATTTGCTTGCGACGATTGGTGACGAGATTGATCAGTTGGTCGGTAAATTGGGGTCTAATCCTAAAACCACGGCGAAGGCTGCGACGAGTAAGTCTAGCAGTAAAACTTCTCAACCAAATCAGCATAGCAAGAATGCTTATTCTGCTAGCTCATATCAATCATCTGGGACAGTTGCTAGCGGCAATACTTCTCAGGGTAAGCCACCGGACTATACTTTGCAGGCAGTTCTCTTATTTTTGTTTGGGATGCCATTCTCCTTCCTGCCGAGTTGTTTGGCGGTGCCTGCTGTAGTTTTTTCGTTGCAGACGCAGTCAAAATATAAGCAAGGTGATATTGAGGGGGCATTCAAAGCAGCAAAGCATTCAAAGAATTTCTGCATTGCGGCTTTGGCCTTACTAATCATTATGCTTTGTCTTGTAATTCTGTATGTTCTGATGATCGCAATTGCTTCTGCTTCTATGTAA
- a CDS encoding eIF2A-related protein codes for MATSVNQDDVFISYSRKDGAFAERLRDALAAQGRGAWIDWIKISKGDPDWWARIQQGIEGADTFVFVLSPDSVTSVVCQDEVNHALRRGKRLLALVHRNCDHLLERENDAHRALKKPNWIFVRDGDDFATAFQELVGAIDTDLDYVQAHTRLLQRSIEWHESGADGERDDSLLLRGLDLERAELWLTQGTNKETSATPEQGEYIAASRAAEREQQRRERRTQQRWLAAVGAFALASLGAAGFAFNERNRAEKQTAIAEIRERSARAKSWVNTSNGAIGLTLSIATMARSQSSQLAVYTPTITTATEALLLSLRAIQERNQIKGHSAFIWSVAYSPDGKRIVSGSWDNTLRIWDAQTGKPIGEALIGHLDDVLSVSYSPDGKRIVSGSRDNTLRIWDAQTGKPIGEALNGHSDSVLSVACSPDGKRIVSGSRDNTLRIWDVQTGKSIGQPFNGHSAPVNSVAYSPDGKYIVSGSLDNTLRIWDVQTGKSIGQPFNGHSASVVSVAYSPDGKHIVSGSDDQTLRIWDVQTGEPVGQLLNGHSAPVNSVAYSPDGKYIVSGSWDKTLRIWDIRTEQRIGKVLNGHSAPVDSVAFSPNGKHIVSGSRDQTLRIWNVQTEQPIGQPLSGHSAPVNSVAFSPDGKYIVTGSWDKTLRIWNARTGKPVKKPLKGHLDFVDSVAFSPDGKYIVSGSRDKTLRIWNASTGKPIGKPLNGHSDSVLSVAFSSDGKHIISGSWDKTLRIWNARTGKPIGKPLSGHSGWVLSVAFSPDGKHIISGSSDNTLRIWNVRTGKPIGKPLSGHSGWVWSVAFSPDGKHIVSGSRDNTLRIWDAQTRQPIRQPLNGHSDSVLSVAYSPNGKHIASVSRDTTLRIWNAQTGQPIGPPLKGHSDAVWSVAYSPNGKHIISGSIDNTLRIWPSNWLQHLRLACDRLKYHPLINAPETVVTGEELIQIGHDAKAACDSRPWLKATAQPQPKSWWAQAVQWVAQLWQ; via the coding sequence ATGGCGACTTCGGTTAATCAGGATGACGTCTTTATCTCCTATTCGCGTAAAGATGGAGCGTTTGCGGAGCGTTTGCGAGATGCTTTGGCAGCGCAGGGGCGGGGCGCTTGGATTGACTGGATCAAGATTTCGAAGGGCGACCCCGATTGGTGGGCGCGGATTCAGCAGGGGATTGAGGGAGCCGATACGTTTGTGTTTGTGCTATCGCCGGATTCGGTGACTTCGGTAGTTTGCCAGGACGAGGTGAACCATGCGTTGCGGCGAGGGAAGCGGCTTTTAGCGCTAGTGCATCGCAATTGTGATCATCTGCTGGAGCGGGAGAATGATGCCCATCGGGCGTTGAAGAAACCGAACTGGATTTTTGTTCGGGATGGAGATGATTTTGCGACGGCTTTTCAGGAATTAGTGGGTGCGATCGATACGGATTTGGATTATGTACAGGCGCATACGCGGTTGTTGCAACGGTCGATCGAGTGGCACGAGAGTGGAGCGGATGGTGAGCGGGATGACAGTTTGCTGTTGCGTGGGTTGGATTTGGAGCGGGCGGAGCTGTGGTTGACTCAGGGGACGAATAAAGAGACCAGTGCGACGCCGGAGCAGGGGGAATATATTGCGGCGAGTCGGGCGGCGGAGCGGGAGCAGCAACGGCGAGAGCGGCGGACGCAGCAGCGATGGTTAGCGGCGGTAGGTGCATTTGCGTTGGCATCTTTAGGAGCGGCGGGATTTGCGTTTAATGAACGGAATCGGGCAGAAAAGCAAACGGCCATTGCGGAAATTCGTGAGCGATCAGCCCGCGCCAAAAGCTGGGTTAATACTAGTAATGGGGCCATTGGCCTAACTCTTTCAATCGCCACAATGGCTCGGAGTCAGAGCAGTCAGCTTGCCGTTTATACCCCAACAATCACAACGGCAACAGAGGCGCTGCTGCTGAGTCTCCGAGCAATCCAGGAACGTAATCAGATTAAAGGGCATTCCGCATTTATCTGGTCTGTAGCCTATAGCCCCGATGGCAAACGTATCGTCAGTGGCAGTTGGGACAATACTCTGCGAATTTGGGATGCCCAAACCGGAAAACCAATCGGGGAAGCGCTCATAGGACATTTAGATGATGTCTTGTCTGTGAGCTATAGCCCCGATGGCAAACGCATTGTTAGTGGCAGTCGTGATAATACCTTGCGAATTTGGGATGCCCAAACCGGAAAACCAATTGGGGAAGCGCTCAATGGGCATTCAGATTCCGTATTATCCGTTGCCTGTAGCCCCGATGGCAAACGTATTGTTAGCGGTAGTCGTGATAATACCTTGCGAATTTGGGATGTACAAACCGGGAAATCGATTGGACAACCGTTCAATGGGCATTCAGCGCCTGTCAACTCTGTAGCCTATAGCCCCGATGGCAAGTATATCGTCAGTGGCAGTCTAGATAATACCTTGCGAATTTGGGATGTACAAACCGGGAAATCGATTGGACAACCGTTCAATGGGCATTCAGCGTCTGTCGTATCCGTTGCCTATAGCCCTGATGGCAAACACATCGTCAGTGGCAGTGATGACCAGACTCTACGTATTTGGGATGTACAGACCGGGGAACCGGTTGGACAACTACTCAATGGGCATTCAGCGCCTGTCAACTCTGTAGCCTATAGCCCCGATGGCAAGTATATCGTCAGTGGCAGTTGGGATAAAACTCTGCGCATCTGGGATATACGCACCGAACAACGGATTGGAAAAGTACTCAATGGACATTCGGCTCCTGTCGATTCCGTAGCCTTTAGCCCCAATGGTAAACACATCGTCAGTGGCAGTCGTGACCAGACCCTGCGTATTTGGAATGTACAAACCGAGCAACCTATTGGACAGCCACTTAGTGGGCATTCAGCGCCTGTCAACTCTGTAGCTTTTAGCCCCGATGGCAAATATATTGTCACTGGCAGTTGGGATAAGACCCTGCGCATCTGGAATGCACGCACTGGAAAACCGGTTAAAAAACCGCTTAAGGGGCATTTAGATTTTGTCGATTCCGTAGCCTTTAGTCCTGATGGCAAATATATCGTCAGCGGCAGCCGTGATAAGACCCTACGCATCTGGAATGCAAGCACTGGGAAACCGATTGGAAAGCCGCTCAATGGGCATTCAGATTCTGTCTTATCCGTGGCCTTTAGTTCCGATGGCAAACACATCATTAGCGGCAGTTGGGACAAGACCCTGCGCATCTGGAATGCACGCACTGGAAAACCGATTGGCAAACCGCTCAGTGGGCATTCAGGTTGGGTCTTATCCGTGGCCTTTAGTCCCGATGGCAAACACATCATTAGTGGGAGCAGTGATAATACCCTACGCATCTGGAATGTACGCACTGGAAAACCGATTGGCAAACCGCTCAGTGGGCATTCAGGTTGGGTCTGGTCCGTGGCCTTTAGTCCCGATGGCAAACATATCGTCAGTGGTAGTCGTGATAATACCCTACGCATCTGGGATGCACAAACTAGACAACCCATTAGACAGCCGCTCAATGGGCATTCAGATTCTGTATTATCCGTGGCCTATAGCCCCAATGGCAAACATATCGCTAGTGTTAGTCGTGATACGACCTTGCGCATCTGGAATGCACAAACCGGACAACCCATTGGGCCACCACTCAAAGGACATTCAGATGCTGTCTGGTCCGTTGCCTATAGCCCCAACGGCAAACACATTATCAGTGGCAGTATTGACAATACCCTGCGCATTTGGCCAAGCAACTGGTTACAGCACCTCCGTCTTGCCTGCGATCGACTCAAGTACCATCCCCTAATAAATGCCCCAGAAACTGTAGTAACTGGCGAAGAACTAATCCAAATCGGTCATGACGCGAAAGCCGCTTGCGATTCCCGTCCCTGGCTAAAAGCAACTGCCCAACCCCAACCGAAATCATGGTGGGCGCAAGCAGTCCAATGGGTCGCACAATTGTGGCAGTAG
- a CDS encoding SUMF1/EgtB/PvdO family nonheme iron enzyme: protein MSEDSQTRRLNAVRPNRPTNYDSIDRWAIIVGISQYQYPQINLKYADRDAEALYKMLLSPTGGSFQADHICKLTNTEATTGNITNALRSFLKKPDRDDLVIIYFACHGAPDPDRPSNIYLITHDTDPRNIAGTALPMREISLNVHETLLADKVVMLADTCHSAGIAQSGGRRSLADQSGSINQYLQEMSHANAGLALLTSAEANEVSFEDQRWGDGHGVFTHYLLQGMQGAADRVSNGIVTLGELFEYVRENVKRDTDYKQHPLIGSDIFDRDLPISIVNYQAAPAVPTPATVPAPTPAAAPAPQPSSQPAASTSQAAPFTALPTRQVNLGNGVSIELIEIPAGSFMMGSPKTEPKHLPTEAPQHSVSVSSFYISTTLITQAQWQQVAGWPTIDETLNPLPSRFTGDNLPIEQISWFEAIEFCQRLSQHTGITYRLPSEAEWEYACRGGSISPFSYGQMLAPDQANYDYRKAETDGQSELPEWRKCTTPVGQFPANEFGLSDMHGNVAEWCQDGWHSSYRGAPIDGAAWAAQTDEGRIIRGGSWFDPPKKCRSAYRTSAFPGVRKHTIGFRVVGLL, encoded by the coding sequence ATGTCAGAAGATTCTCAAACTCGGCGGCTTAATGCAGTCAGACCGAATCGTCCTACAAACTACGATAGTATCGATCGCTGGGCCATCATCGTCGGCATTTCCCAATATCAATACCCGCAAATTAACTTAAAATACGCCGATCGTGATGCAGAAGCACTCTATAAAATGCTGCTTAGCCCCACGGGTGGAAGTTTTCAAGCCGATCATATTTGCAAGCTCACGAATACGGAAGCCACGACGGGTAATATCACTAATGCGCTGCGGAGCTTTTTAAAGAAGCCCGATCGAGATGATTTAGTGATTATTTACTTTGCTTGCCACGGTGCGCCTGACCCCGATCGACCGAGCAATATCTATCTGATTACCCACGATACTGATCCAAGAAATATCGCTGGCACGGCACTCCCAATGCGGGAAATTAGTCTGAATGTGCATGAGACGTTGTTGGCGGATAAAGTGGTGATGCTGGCGGACACCTGCCATAGTGCGGGCATTGCACAGAGTGGTGGTCGGCGCAGTCTGGCTGATCAATCTGGGTCAATTAATCAATATCTCCAAGAGATGAGTCATGCGAATGCGGGACTGGCACTCCTAACATCGGCAGAAGCGAATGAAGTCTCCTTTGAAGATCAACGCTGGGGGGACGGTCATGGGGTCTTTACCCACTACTTACTGCAGGGTATGCAAGGGGCCGCCGATCGCGTTAGTAATGGCATTGTTACCCTGGGTGAACTGTTTGAATATGTGCGGGAAAATGTCAAACGGGACACTGACTACAAGCAACATCCGCTGATCGGTTCTGATATCTTCGATCGTGATTTACCGATTTCGATCGTGAACTATCAAGCTGCACCGGCGGTGCCGACACCGGCTACTGTACCAGCGCCAACTCCGGCGGCGGCACCGGCTCCACAACCATCTAGCCAGCCAGCCGCTTCGACAAGCCAAGCTGCTCCATTCACAGCACTACCGACACGCCAAGTTAATCTGGGCAATGGTGTATCGATCGAGCTAATCGAAATCCCGGCTGGCAGCTTTATGATGGGGTCACCGAAGACTGAACCGAAGCATTTACCGACGGAAGCTCCGCAACATTCCGTAAGTGTTTCTAGTTTTTACATCAGCACGACACTGATTACCCAGGCTCAATGGCAACAAGTTGCGGGTTGGCCAACGATCGATGAAACGCTGAATCCTCTGCCCTCTCGCTTTACGGGGGACAATCTGCCGATTGAGCAAATCTCCTGGTTTGAGGCGATCGAATTTTGTCAGCGACTTTCACAGCATACAGGGATCACCTATCGCCTACCGAGTGAGGCGGAGTGGGAATATGCCTGTCGTGGGGGTAGCATAAGTCCCTTTAGCTATGGTCAAATGCTGGCTCCAGACCAGGCGAACTATGACTATCGTAAGGCAGAAACTGATGGCCAATCGGAGCTGCCGGAATGGCGAAAATGCACAACGCCTGTGGGACAATTTCCGGCGAATGAATTTGGGCTCTCTGATATGCATGGGAACGTGGCGGAATGGTGCCAGGATGGATGGCATTCGAGTTATCGGGGTGCGCCGATCGATGGTGCGGCTTGGGCGGCACAGACGGATGAAGGGCGGATTATCCGGGGTGGCTCATGGTTTGACCCACCGAAGAAATGTCGATCGGCCTATCGAACGAGTGCTTTTCCTGGGGTGCGCAAACATACGATCGGGTTTCGGGTTGTGGGGTTGCTGTAG
- a CDS encoding toll/interleukin-1 receptor domain-containing protein — MVASTSHDVFISYSRKDKQFVQKLHHALQNNGQDTWIDWDDIPPTSDWWREIEQGIEGADTFVFVMSPDSVVSKICQQEIDHAVQYNKRIVPVMHRDCAEQLEPTNQSHQTLNRHNWLFFQSSNDFATSFNQLTHAIETDFAYVKEHTRLLGLALEWERRGRSDGMLLGEEALVAAETWLHLGKTPMPTAAHHNYIQKSREVETGRKDREQLLLQAKAAADRELATASLRARRRTIVSWCTVGVLLPLAIGATLQLKQSTQQVMQANQKITEANLVREAIDIQVQANKAIADDLEDRPLTSLLKAIRAGHAWQQLAPKVAAAPAATQAELLTAKHQARAALISVSDIKVQNQFKGEKVHFSPNGKMIVSSSEDGKIRLWKPDGKKLQVFDAGQDDLRQVQFSPDGKAIISVGDSKVINLWNLNGSLRKAFKGHQNFIRSVSFSPDGKTIASGSFDGTIKLWNLDGSVRKTLKGHRGTVNDLSFSADGKVLASGSEDGTVKLWNLDGSLRKTLKGHTDDVFAVRFSRDGKLIVAGDAEGYIRFWNSDGTLRKVSKEHTDRINHLAFSADGQTMASASGDGHIELWDLDDLASLETLRSDTTSRITSISFSPDGKTIVSGSRDGRAKLWHLDNRSQANIFSGHQDRILSTHFSPDGRTIVSSSSDNTLRLWHLDQPQNNQILEGHTGEVWSARFSPNGQMIVSASDDKTVRLWNTDGTVYKVLKGHSGNALNPSFSPDGKLILSAGNNFTIQLWRRDGAPYKRLKGHKDWVMAANFSPDGQMIVSGDQNGTVKLWNLDGSQRRTIKTDQGAIFSVQFSPDGQTIVSGGENGTVKLWNLDGSEKLTIKGHASQVLSVSISADGKTIATSGSDGTVRLWGMNGQAKGTLRLNQDMVWSVSFSPDGETLVSGGASDTVRLTNLNIDYLMQRACDWAKDYLRTNPNVINADRAICNIPPR; from the coding sequence ATGGTTGCTTCTACTTCCCATGATGTATTTATTTCCTACTCGCGTAAAGACAAGCAATTTGTCCAAAAGCTACACCACGCGCTGCAAAACAATGGTCAAGATACCTGGATTGATTGGGATGACATTCCGCCGACCAGTGACTGGTGGCGTGAGATTGAACAGGGGATTGAAGGGGCGGATACGTTCGTTTTCGTGATGTCGCCGGATTCGGTGGTGTCGAAGATCTGTCAACAGGAAATCGACCACGCTGTACAGTACAACAAACGTATTGTGCCAGTCATGCACCGCGACTGTGCTGAGCAGCTTGAGCCAACGAATCAATCACATCAGACGCTCAACCGGCATAACTGGCTATTTTTCCAATCCAGCAACGATTTTGCCACGTCATTCAATCAACTGACTCACGCGATCGAAACTGACTTTGCCTACGTAAAAGAGCACACCAGGCTACTCGGCTTAGCCCTCGAATGGGAACGTCGAGGTCGCAGTGATGGTATGTTGCTGGGCGAAGAAGCATTAGTCGCCGCAGAAACTTGGCTACATCTGGGCAAAACCCCGATGCCCACAGCAGCACATCATAATTACATCCAGAAAAGTCGGGAAGTAGAAACTGGACGCAAAGACCGAGAGCAACTGCTGCTGCAAGCGAAAGCAGCAGCCGATCGTGAATTGGCCACTGCTAGCCTTCGCGCACGGCGGCGCACTATTGTGTCCTGGTGCACTGTGGGTGTCTTGCTACCGTTAGCGATCGGGGCAACCCTGCAACTCAAACAGTCAACCCAGCAGGTGATGCAGGCGAATCAAAAAATTACCGAAGCGAACTTAGTGCGGGAAGCGATCGATATTCAAGTACAAGCGAACAAAGCGATCGCTGATGACCTCGAAGATCGGCCCCTCACCAGCCTGCTCAAGGCGATTCGTGCCGGACATGCTTGGCAACAGCTTGCACCAAAAGTTGCCGCTGCGCCCGCCGCGACTCAAGCGGAATTATTAACGGCGAAACACCAGGCCCGAGCGGCACTCATTAGTGTCAGTGACATCAAAGTTCAGAATCAATTCAAAGGCGAGAAAGTTCACTTCAGTCCGAATGGCAAGATGATCGTCTCCAGTAGTGAGGATGGCAAAATTCGGCTGTGGAAACCCGATGGCAAGAAACTTCAGGTATTTGATGCGGGCCAAGATGACTTGAGACAAGTGCAGTTTAGCCCCGATGGCAAGGCGATTATTTCCGTGGGAGATTCGAAGGTGATTAATCTTTGGAATCTTAACGGCTCACTGCGCAAAGCATTTAAAGGGCACCAGAATTTCATCCGGAGCGTGAGCTTTAGTCCGGATGGTAAAACAATTGCATCTGGTAGTTTTGACGGCACGATCAAGCTATGGAATCTTGACGGCTCAGTCCGGAAGACGCTGAAGGGGCATAGGGGTACGGTTAATGATTTGAGCTTTAGTGCCGATGGTAAAGTGCTGGCGTCCGGCAGTGAGGATGGCACCGTCAAGCTGTGGAATCTTGATGGCTCGCTGCGCAAAACCCTCAAGGGCCATACCGATGATGTCTTCGCTGTGCGGTTTAGTCGTGATGGCAAACTGATTGTGGCGGGTGATGCAGAGGGCTATATCCGTTTCTGGAACAGCGATGGCACATTGCGCAAAGTCTCAAAGGAGCATACCGATCGAATTAATCACCTAGCATTTAGCGCCGATGGTCAAACCATGGCGTCAGCCAGTGGTGATGGGCATATTGAGCTATGGGATCTTGATGATCTAGCGTCGCTTGAAACCTTGAGAAGTGATACGACAAGCCGCATCACCAGCATTAGTTTTAGCCCAGATGGGAAAACGATTGTGTCTGGTAGTCGAGATGGCCGCGCCAAGCTATGGCATCTAGACAATCGTTCACAGGCAAATATTTTCAGTGGGCATCAAGACCGAATTCTGAGCACTCATTTTAGCCCCGATGGTCGGACGATCGTCTCCAGTAGTTCCGATAATACATTGCGACTATGGCACTTAGATCAGCCCCAGAATAATCAGATTCTCGAAGGACATACGGGGGAAGTCTGGAGCGCACGATTTAGTCCGAATGGGCAAATGATTGTTTCGGCAAGTGATGATAAAACTGTGCGACTTTGGAATACTGATGGGACAGTCTATAAAGTGTTGAAAGGGCATTCAGGCAACGCGTTGAATCCTAGCTTTAGCCCCGATGGCAAATTGATTTTGTCCGCAGGGAATAACTTCACGATTCAACTCTGGCGTCGTGATGGTGCTCCATATAAGCGGCTCAAGGGCCATAAGGATTGGGTTATGGCTGCCAATTTTAGTCCCGATGGTCAAATGATTGTTTCGGGTGATCAGAATGGCACGGTGAAGTTATGGAACCTTGACGGCTCGCAGCGACGGACAATCAAAACAGATCAGGGAGCAATTTTCAGTGTCCAGTTTAGCCCTGATGGTCAGACGATCGTGTCGGGGGGAGAAAACGGTACGGTGAAACTATGGAATCTCGATGGCTCCGAGAAGTTGACGATCAAGGGGCATGCGAGTCAGGTTTTGAGTGTGAGTATCAGTGCGGATGGCAAGACGATCGCGACAAGTGGCTCGGATGGTACAGTGCGCCTCTGGGGGATGAATGGTCAAGCGAAAGGGACTTTGAGACTGAATCAAGATATGGTGTGGAGTGTGAGCTTTAGTCCGGATGGTGAAACACTTGTTTCTGGCGGTGCAAGTGATACCGTAAGACTAACAAACCTAAATATCGATTACCTGATGCAACGTGCCTGTGATTGGGCCAAGGATTATCTCCGAACCAATCCGAATGTGATAAATGCCGATCGGGCTATATGTAATATTCCACCTCGCTAG